The Oncorhynchus tshawytscha isolate Ot180627B linkage group LG08, Otsh_v2.0, whole genome shotgun sequence genome window below encodes:
- the LOC112237597 gene encoding osteoclast stimulatory transmembrane protein produces MEAVSSGPHRASGFLSSFKRRLSSTLTFQWGVYSKPSPANTLEVFILFCFCLIIGAAIGGLLHVWMVYSLNYQPFPSMVVSSTWGCIVVLLLLLLHPVRCVLSISVPSLGTKQGRKILISTALVIVVTSCIPNMTRNLSRSVDMIKCSSHSTAERILASTSQVNNALHDMKNFMGSIPRVVNSDRFLQIEQNVDVEEMKMGIRNASARLKAEFKAMQDTLEVTGHVAQKVIASSFIMLLLGSSASYLVRYLTDLKHDNVCQTRRLQELLRARGVEELPEAYRKRLVRTRGWRMTQRELRRCLWGGTILGFYCLVCALVLGLDHLIYSVLQTSLSWAQDIPEVKTTISLRVKITILIIGFIREPLGEMNKEYRYRILLLPPDCVRPLSPPDPSLLATTAALFLTALVMILGEVFSRRIRRKICSSFYRDREEERALYLRNKILLKLEDEGNIS; encoded by the exons ATGGAGGCTGTCTCCAGCGGTCCACACCGAGCCTCAGGATTCCT ATCATCTTTTAAAAGAAGACTATCTTCCACGTTGACGTTCCAATGGGGTGTATATTCCAAACCTTCCCCGGCGAACACGTTAGAGGTCTTCATCctcttctgtttctgtctcatcATCGGTGCAGCGATAGGAGGTCTTCTACACGTCTGGATGGTCTACAGTCTGAACTACCAGCCCTTTCCCTCAATGGTGGTGTCCAGTACCTGGGGCTGTATAGTAGTCCTGCTGTTGCTCCTCCTCCACCCCGTCCGCTGTGTCCTCTCTATCTCAGTGCCCTCCCTGGGAACCAAACAG GGCAGGAAGATCCTCATCTCCACCGCCCTGGTTATTGTGGTGACCAGCTGCATCCCCAACATGACCAGGAACTTGAGCCGCTCCGTTGACATGATCAAGTGCTCCTCCCACAG CACCGCCGAGAGAATCCTGGCCTCCACCAGTCAAGTAAACAACGCCCTACACGACATGAAGAATTTCATGGGAAGCATACCGAGAGTTGTGAACAGCGACCGGTTCTTGCAGATCGAGCAGAACGTGGATGTCGAGGAGATGAAGATGGGTATCAGAAACGCCTCGGCCAGACTGAAGGCTGAGTTCAAAGCCATGCAG GATACTCTGGAGGTCACAGGTCACGTAGCCCAGAAGGTCATCGCCTCCTCCTTCATCATGCTGCTGCTGGGGAGTTCTGCCAGTTACCTGGTCAG GTATCTCACAGACCTAAAGCACGACAATGTGTGTCAGACACGCCGGCTACAAGAGTTACTGAGGGCCCGGGGGGTGGAGGAGCTCCCAGAGGCCTACAG AAAGAGGCTGGTGAGGACCAGGGGCTGGAGGATGACACAGAGGGAGCTGAGACGATGCCTGTGGGGAGGCACCATCCTGGGCTTCTACTGCCTGGTATGTGCCCTGGTCCTAGGGCTCGACCACCTCATCTACTCTGTCCTGCAGACGTCTCTGAGCTGGGCACAGGACATTCCTGAGGTGAAAACTACCATCTCACTCCGTGTGAAG ATTACAATCCTAATCATTGGCTTTATCCGTGAACCTTTGGGAGAAATGAACAAAGAGTATCGCTACAGGATCCTGCTGTTGCCCCCGGACTGCGTACGTCCCCTGTCCCCCCCAGACCCGTCTCTCCTCGCCACCACCGCAGCCCTCTTCCTCACCGCCCTGGTCATGATTctgggagag GTGTTCTCCAGGAGGATCAGGAGGAAGATCTGCTCGTCcttctacagagacagagaggaagaacgAGCCTTGTACCTGCGGAACAAGATTCTATTAAAGCTGGAGGATGAGGGAAATATTTCCTAG